One window of Deinococcus malanensis genomic DNA carries:
- a CDS encoding NAD(P)/FAD-dependent oxidoreductase, producing the protein MSVIVVGGGLIGSAVAFTLRDAGLEVEVLDADLPGAAWRAAAGLLTPHGERLHGTPLHADALESLSLWPDFARSLEAYGGQSVHFRPGVLHIGRGQGGQESEPAHQSVPEEGSLHPPSVVRAALAGVKVTRARVLALRPDTRGVRLQTEAGERRASLVVLATGAWSGAFGLPVRAEQGQALLLQGASDHPAQYGTRRRGRGLHGYALGRPDGLYVGATARGSAMQPDRWALRWLGHMARTTVPAHADRPVQAELMGLRPITPDGLPLIAPHPALPHVVVATGHGRHGALLAPLTARRVLALVRQTLREAA; encoded by the coding sequence ATGAGCGTCATCGTGGTGGGAGGTGGGCTGATCGGCTCGGCCGTCGCCTTCACCCTGCGGGACGCCGGTCTGGAGGTCGAAGTGCTGGATGCCGACCTGCCCGGCGCAGCCTGGCGCGCGGCAGCGGGTCTGCTCACGCCGCACGGGGAACGCCTGCATGGCACGCCGCTGCACGCGGACGCCCTGGAAAGTCTGTCCCTGTGGCCGGATTTTGCCCGGAGTCTTGAAGCGTACGGCGGCCAGAGCGTCCATTTTCGACCCGGAGTGCTGCATATCGGCCGGGGCCAGGGTGGGCAGGAGTCTGAGCCTGCGCACCAGTCTGTTCCGGAAGAGGGCTCCCTCCATCCGCCCAGCGTGGTGCGCGCCGCGCTGGCGGGGGTGAAGGTCACGCGCGCCCGCGTCCTGGCCCTGCGCCCGGATACGCGTGGAGTGCGCCTCCAGACTGAAGCCGGTGAACGCCGCGCTTCCCTGGTCGTGCTCGCTACCGGTGCCTGGAGTGGTGCCTTCGGCCTGCCGGTCCGGGCTGAGCAGGGTCAGGCCCTGCTGCTTCAGGGGGCGAGCGACCATCCCGCCCAGTACGGCACCCGGCGCCGGGGCCGCGGACTGCATGGCTACGCCCTGGGCCGCCCGGACGGGCTGTACGTGGGGGCGACCGCCCGCGGGTCTGCCATGCAGCCGGACCGTTGGGCCCTGCGCTGGCTGGGTCATATGGCGCGGACGACGGTGCCTGCTCACGCGGACCGGCCGGTGCAGGCTGAGCTGATGGGCCTGCGACCCATCACGCCGGACGGACTGCCCCTGATCGCTCCGCACCCTGCGCTTCCTCACGTCGTGGTCGCCACCGGGCACGGTCGCCACGGCGCGCTGCTCGCCCCGCTGACGGCCCGCCGGGTGCTGGCGCTGGTCCGGCAGACCCTCCGGGAGGCTGCATGA
- the thiD gene encoding bifunctional hydroxymethylpyrimidine kinase/phosphomethylpyrimidine kinase: MTPLPVALTIAGSDSGGGAGIQADLKTFEAHGVYGTSALTLITAQNTLGVQAVQALSPELVTAQIESVLADFPVAAVKTGALGNAEVVRAVAGALRGRQLPLVVDPVLLAKSGDTLLDVQAVQVLVEELLPLATLVTPNLPEATVLFGPELPTHLPLLLKGGHSEGETVIDELRTPQAQLRLEAPRQHTPHTHGTGCTLSAAITANLARGLPLLVAVSEAHAYVQAAIRAAPGLGSGHGPLGHAHACKGELRRPEVRLPL, encoded by the coding sequence ATGACTCCCCTGCCGGTCGCGCTGACCATCGCCGGTTCTGATTCCGGGGGAGGCGCGGGCATTCAGGCTGACCTCAAGACCTTCGAGGCACACGGCGTGTACGGCACCAGCGCCCTGACCCTCATCACGGCGCAGAACACCCTGGGGGTGCAGGCGGTGCAGGCCCTGAGCCCCGAACTGGTCACCGCGCAGATTGAATCGGTCCTGGCCGATTTTCCAGTAGCAGCAGTCAAAACCGGGGCACTGGGCAATGCCGAAGTGGTGCGGGCCGTGGCTGGCGCGTTACGGGGTCGCCAGCTTCCCCTGGTGGTGGACCCGGTGCTGCTGGCCAAGAGTGGGGACACCCTGCTGGATGTCCAGGCAGTGCAGGTCCTGGTCGAGGAACTCCTGCCGCTGGCGACGCTGGTCACGCCAAACCTACCGGAAGCCACGGTGCTGTTCGGCCCGGAACTGCCCACGCACCTTCCGCTGCTGCTCAAAGGGGGGCATAGTGAAGGCGAGACCGTGATTGACGAACTTCGCACGCCTCAGGCCCAGTTGCGGCTAGAAGCACCTCGGCAGCACACCCCGCATACCCACGGAACCGGCTGCACGCTCTCGGCCGCCATCACGGCCAATCTGGCACGCGGCCTTCCACTGCTCGTCGCGGTCAGCGAGGCACACGCCTACGTACAGGCGGCCATACGCGCCGCGCCGGGACTAGGTTCTGGTCACGGGCCGCTGGGACACGCGCACGCCTGCAAGGGTGAGCTGCGCCGCCCGGAGGTCCGGCTGCCTTTGTAA
- the paaA gene encoding 1,2-phenylacetyl-CoA epoxidase subunit PaaA, producing the protein MSQTLPPNETAEQHAAFNARIARGEKIEPGDWMPAEYRRQLIRMISQHAHSEVVGMLPEGEWITRAPTLKRKTILIAKVQDEAGHGQYLYHAAETLGATREEMLDALLSGKAKYSSIFNYPTYTWADVGMIGWLVDGAAIKNQTMLAGCSYGPYSRAMVRICSEETFHHKQGKEMIVAYAQGTPEQRQMAQDALNRWWWPSMMMLGPHDADSPNSGALSGWGIKLKSNDEVRQEFINEHVPELLEAGLTIPDPDLHQDEQGNWKHGPINWDEFWAVIKGQQGLNKERLGARQHAHEDGAWVREAMQAYAARGLGQAAD; encoded by the coding sequence ATGTCGCAGACCCTGCCCCCCAACGAAACGGCCGAGCAGCACGCCGCCTTCAACGCCCGCATCGCCCGCGGCGAGAAGATCGAACCCGGCGACTGGATGCCGGCCGAATACCGCCGCCAGCTGATCCGCATGATCTCGCAGCACGCCCACTCGGAAGTGGTCGGCATGCTCCCCGAAGGTGAATGGATCACCCGCGCGCCCACCCTGAAGCGAAAGACCATCCTGATCGCCAAGGTGCAGGACGAAGCCGGGCACGGCCAGTACCTGTATCACGCCGCCGAGACCCTGGGCGCCACCCGTGAGGAGATGCTGGACGCCCTGCTCAGCGGCAAGGCCAAGTACAGCAGCATCTTCAACTACCCGACCTACACCTGGGCGGACGTCGGCATGATCGGCTGGCTGGTCGACGGCGCGGCCATCAAGAACCAGACCATGCTGGCAGGTTGCTCCTACGGCCCCTACAGCCGCGCGATGGTGCGTATCTGCTCCGAGGAAACCTTTCACCACAAGCAGGGCAAGGAAATGATCGTGGCCTACGCCCAGGGCACGCCCGAGCAGAGGCAGATGGCTCAGGACGCCCTGAACCGCTGGTGGTGGCCCTCCATGATGATGCTCGGGCCGCACGACGCCGACAGTCCCAACAGCGGGGCGCTCTCCGGCTGGGGCATCAAGCTCAAGAGCAACGACGAGGTCCGCCAGGAGTTCATCAACGAGCACGTGCCTGAACTGCTCGAAGCTGGCCTGACCATCCCTGACCCAGACCTGCATCAGGACGAGCAGGGCAACTGGAAGCACGGCCCGATCAACTGGGACGAGTTCTGGGCCGTGATCAAGGGTCAGCAGGGTCTGAACAAGGAGCGGCTTGGTGCCCGCCAGCATGCCCACGAGGACGGCGCCTGGGTGCGTGAGGCGATGCAGGCTTACGCTGCGCGTGGGCTGGGGCAGGCCGCCGACTGA
- a CDS encoding phenylacetic acid degradation protein, producing the protein MTAASTDTQWQRWEVFKQDAPGRPYQAVGSVHAGDPEHALLTARNVFVRRPAAISLWTVRETDLLTATPEELDTQPDLLATPGEVSTYHVGIKRTNKRSMTFVDLAGTVDASGPGDALRQARLMYPDALAWLVFPETAAVRTDDDPGTIESWFAPAREKTYKQQQYYGVIGRHVGELKREGLVPGRAPGEVKP; encoded by the coding sequence ATGACGGCAGCTTCAACCGACACCCAGTGGCAGCGCTGGGAGGTCTTCAAGCAGGATGCGCCGGGCCGGCCCTATCAGGCTGTGGGAAGCGTGCATGCCGGCGACCCGGAGCATGCCCTGCTGACTGCCCGCAACGTGTTTGTGCGCCGCCCGGCCGCCATCAGCCTCTGGACTGTGCGCGAGACTGACCTGCTGACTGCGACCCCTGAGGAACTGGACACCCAGCCTGATCTGCTGGCCACGCCCGGGGAGGTCAGCACCTATCACGTGGGCATCAAGCGCACCAACAAGCGCTCCATGACCTTCGTGGATCTGGCCGGCACGGTGGACGCATCGGGACCCGGCGACGCCCTGAGGCAGGCCAGGTTGATGTACCCCGACGCCCTGGCGTGGCTGGTCTTTCCAGAAACGGCAGCGGTCCGGACCGACGACGATCCGGGAACCATCGAGAGCTGGTTTGCGCCCGCCAGGGAAAAGACGTACAAGCAGCAGCAGTATTACGGCGTGATCGGCCGGCATGTGGGCGAACTCAAGCGTGAGGGCCTGGTGCCAGGACGCGCCCCAGGGGAAGTGAAGCCATGA
- the paaC gene encoding 1,2-phenylacetyl-CoA epoxidase subunit PaaC, with product MTATQPDTLNLTPELREALIHKLTALADDEIILAHRDSEWTGHAPILEEDIALANIAQDELGHATLFLDLRRELDGSDADQLAYFRDAPDYRCVRLVEFPRGDWALTMLRQFLFDAYEALWLDEARSSAYAPLAEVAAKAVREEKFHLQHSALWVERLALGTDESRRRTQNALNKLWPHVGQLFEPLPDEAELATAGIVPELGGVRARWEGVVLSHLKEKCGLELPAVTDTAQAGREVHTEHLVPLLAEMQVVARAHPNAEVW from the coding sequence ATGACCGCGACCCAGCCCGACACCCTAAACCTGACTCCGGAACTGCGTGAAGCGCTGATCCATAAGCTCACCGCGCTCGCCGACGACGAGATCATCCTGGCGCACCGCGACAGTGAATGGACCGGCCACGCGCCGATCCTCGAAGAGGACATCGCGCTGGCCAACATCGCGCAGGATGAGCTGGGGCACGCGACCCTGTTTTTGGACCTGCGCCGTGAACTCGACGGCAGTGACGCCGATCAGCTGGCGTACTTCCGGGACGCACCGGACTACCGCTGTGTCCGCCTGGTCGAGTTTCCCAGGGGCGACTGGGCCCTGACCATGCTGCGTCAGTTTCTGTTTGACGCCTACGAGGCGCTGTGGCTCGATGAAGCCCGCTCCAGTGCCTACGCTCCTCTCGCAGAGGTCGCGGCCAAGGCAGTCCGCGAGGAGAAATTTCACCTGCAGCACAGTGCACTGTGGGTCGAGCGTCTGGCTCTGGGCACCGACGAGAGCCGGCGGCGCACCCAGAACGCCCTGAACAAGTTGTGGCCGCATGTTGGTCAGCTGTTCGAACCCCTCCCCGACGAGGCCGAACTCGCCACAGCCGGCATCGTGCCGGAACTGGGCGGCGTCCGCGCCCGCTGGGAAGGCGTCGTGCTTTCCCACCTGAAGGAGAAGTGCGGTCTGGAACTGCCTGCTGTCACGGACACCGCCCAGGCTGGCCGTGAGGTCCATACCGAACATCTGGTCCCCCTGCTTGCTGAGATGCAGGTGGTAGCCCGCGCCCACCCGAACGCCGAGGTCTGGTAA
- the paaD gene encoding 1,2-phenylacetyl-CoA epoxidase subunit PaaD, protein MTAPHVTPGQVWAALAAVPDPEIPVVSVTDMGMVRDVTVEHDRVTVTFTPTFSGCPALHVIRESIGDAVRALGVQDVEVRSTLTPPWTTDWIKEDARERLREYGIAPPAPAGEGVLITLDPEPTRCPRCGSLNVRMTGSFGPTLCKRLYVCDACKEPFEGFKSV, encoded by the coding sequence ATGACCGCTCCGCATGTCACGCCCGGACAGGTCTGGGCCGCGCTTGCGGCTGTGCCGGATCCGGAAATTCCGGTGGTCTCCGTCACCGACATGGGCATGGTGCGTGACGTAACCGTCGAGCACGACCGCGTTACGGTGACCTTCACACCCACCTTCAGCGGCTGCCCGGCACTGCACGTCATCCGTGAGAGCATCGGGGACGCGGTGCGCGCCCTGGGCGTGCAGGACGTGGAGGTCCGCAGCACCCTCACGCCTCCCTGGACCACCGACTGGATCAAAGAGGATGCCCGTGAACGCCTGCGCGAGTACGGCATCGCGCCTCCCGCGCCGGCAGGGGAGGGCGTCCTGATCACCCTGGACCCCGAACCCACCCGCTGTCCCCGCTGCGGCTCTTTGAATGTCCGCATGACGGGAAGCTTCGGGCCGACCCTGTGTAAACGCCTGTACGTGTGTGACGCCTGCAAGGAGCCGTTCGAGGGCTTCAAGAGCGTCTGA
- the paaZ gene encoding phenylacetic acid degradation bifunctional protein PaaZ, with product MTILSTDLLRPASYVYGTWHTNADGQTLVDPVYGRPVAVISSEGVDFAQALRYAREVGGPAIRKQTMHTRARALRALATYLMERKEDYYTLNLLTGATRRDGWVDIEGGIGTLFSYASMARRELPDERFLPEGKVEQLGKGGTFVARHILVPREGVSVQINAYNFPVWGMLEKLAPAFLGGMPSLVKPAPQTAYLTERVVRDIIASGLLPEGSLQLVTGDPGDLLDHVEEQDIVAFTGSAATAQKLRVHPNIVARNVPFNTEADSLNASVLGLSVRPEDPEFTLFVKEVAREMTGKAGQKCTAIRRPLVPRHMVEPVIAALQQELSKVTLGDPSRDDVRMGALVSTDQRERVRETLQALQKEARVVIGGERDLLGGDREKGAFLDPTLLLCESPLTATAPHELEAFGPVATLMPYDTLEEAALLTRMGRGSLVASIVTHDRTEATELVMGMASAHGRLLILNRDNAKESTGHGSPLPQLKHGGPGRAGSGEELAGVAGIKHHMNKVAIQADPTTLAAITREYVPGGEVREDGVHPFRKSFDEIQVGDSLLTHRRTVTEADIVNFANVSGDHFYAHVDEIGAKEGIFGRRVAHGYFLLSAAAGQFVSAAPGPVLANYGLEGLRFVEPVGIGDTIRTRLTCKRKIRKDLRPGETRPTGVVEWHAQITNQHDALVATYDILTLVERARDAFDPQFEPLDEEGAAQA from the coding sequence ATGACGATCCTTTCCACTGACCTTCTCCGCCCTGCTTCCTACGTGTACGGCACCTGGCACACCAATGCCGACGGCCAGACGCTGGTCGACCCGGTGTACGGCCGTCCGGTGGCCGTGATTTCCAGCGAGGGTGTGGATTTCGCCCAGGCGCTGCGTTACGCGCGCGAGGTGGGCGGACCGGCCATCCGCAAGCAGACCATGCACACGCGGGCGCGGGCCTTGCGGGCGCTGGCCACCTACCTCATGGAGCGCAAGGAGGATTACTACACCCTGAACCTGCTAACCGGCGCGACCCGCCGTGACGGCTGGGTGGATATCGAGGGCGGGATCGGGACGCTGTTCAGCTACGCCAGCATGGCCCGGCGTGAACTGCCCGACGAGCGCTTCCTGCCGGAGGGCAAGGTCGAACAGCTCGGCAAGGGCGGTACGTTTGTCGCGCGGCACATTCTGGTGCCGCGCGAGGGCGTGTCGGTGCAGATCAACGCGTATAACTTCCCGGTGTGGGGCATGCTGGAAAAGCTTGCGCCGGCCTTCCTGGGCGGCATGCCCAGCCTGGTCAAGCCTGCGCCCCAGACCGCCTACCTGACCGAGCGCGTGGTGCGCGACATCATCGCCTCGGGTCTGCTGCCCGAAGGCAGCCTGCAACTGGTGACCGGAGACCCTGGCGACCTGCTGGACCACGTCGAGGAGCAGGACATCGTGGCGTTCACCGGGTCGGCGGCGACCGCCCAGAAGCTGCGGGTGCATCCGAATATCGTGGCGCGCAACGTGCCGTTCAATACCGAGGCAGACAGTCTGAATGCCAGCGTGCTGGGCCTGAGCGTTCGCCCCGAGGACCCGGAGTTTACGCTGTTCGTCAAGGAAGTCGCCCGCGAGATGACCGGCAAGGCGGGGCAGAAGTGCACGGCCATTCGCCGGCCGCTGGTGCCGCGTCACATGGTGGAGCCGGTCATCGCGGCCCTGCAGCAGGAGCTGTCCAAGGTCACGCTGGGTGACCCGTCCCGTGACGACGTGCGCATGGGCGCCCTGGTCAGCACGGACCAGCGCGAGCGTGTGCGCGAGACCCTGCAGGCCCTGCAGAAAGAGGCCCGTGTCGTGATCGGCGGCGAGCGGGACCTGCTGGGCGGGGACCGTGAGAAAGGAGCGTTCCTGGACCCGACCCTGCTGCTGTGCGAGTCGCCGCTGACGGCCACCGCGCCGCACGAGCTGGAAGCCTTCGGGCCGGTCGCCACGCTGATGCCGTACGACACGTTGGAGGAAGCCGCGCTCCTGACCCGTATGGGCCGGGGATCGCTGGTCGCCAGCATCGTGACGCACGACCGCACTGAAGCCACCGAACTCGTGATGGGCATGGCCAGCGCGCACGGCCGCCTGCTGATCCTGAACCGCGACAACGCCAAGGAGAGCACCGGGCACGGCAGCCCCCTGCCGCAGCTCAAGCACGGCGGGCCGGGCCGGGCGGGCAGCGGCGAGGAACTGGCGGGGGTGGCAGGCATCAAGCACCACATGAACAAGGTGGCCATTCAGGCCGACCCGACCACCCTGGCTGCCATCACCCGCGAGTATGTGCCGGGCGGCGAGGTGCGCGAGGATGGGGTGCACCCCTTCCGCAAGTCTTTCGATGAAATTCAGGTGGGTGACAGCCTGCTCACGCACCGTCGGACGGTCACGGAAGCCGACATCGTGAACTTCGCCAATGTTTCCGGGGACCACTTTTACGCCCACGTAGACGAGATCGGCGCGAAGGAAGGGATTTTCGGCCGACGTGTGGCGCACGGGTACTTCCTGCTCAGTGCGGCAGCCGGACAGTTCGTGAGTGCCGCGCCGGGCCCGGTGCTGGCGAATTACGGGCTGGAAGGACTGCGTTTCGTGGAACCGGTCGGCATTGGCGACACCATCCGCACGCGCCTGACCTGCAAGCGCAAGATCCGCAAGGACCTGCGCCCCGGCGAGACCCGCCCGACGGGAGTGGTGGAGTGGCACGCCCAGATCACCAACCAGCATGATGCCCTGGTCGCCACCTACGACATCCTGACCCTGGTGGAGCGCGCCCGCGACGCGTTTGATCCGCAGTTCGAGCCTCTGGACGAAGAAGGTGCCGCTCAGGCCTGA